A region from the Phycisphaerales bacterium genome encodes:
- a CDS encoding efflux RND transporter permease subunit: MLNWIIRSSLNNRVLVLIAALLVSVYGMYVTLRTPTDVLPDLNRPVVTIMTEAAGLAPEEVEAQVTYNIETAVNGSPGVERVRSVSSLGLSIVFVEFQWGTDLKYNRQVVTERMGTITEKLPPGVVPIMTPATSIMGEIALISVSSKTLTPMDVRTVAEFTLRPAILSIPGIAQVTAMGGDLKQFRVQVDPDKLRLFELTIEDVEKALAAANQNTGGGFVVSGSQELVVRNIGRVQTADDIALSLVATKPGDHVSPPRAVLVRDVATVIEAGPTIKRGDGSDNGTPAVIMAIQKQPGADTITLTRALDQTLEQIRPTLPKGIEINADVFRQEHFIKSSIGNVFEALRDGAILVVIVLILFLMNVRTTIVTLTALPLSIITTFLVFHWLDLSVNTMTLGGLAVAIGELVDDAVVDVENVYRRLGENRRVATPKPIAQVVFDASSEIRNPIILGTIIVNLVFLPTFFLPGIEGRLFAPLATAYIVSIFASLLVALTVTPVLAYYLLPGIKRMEHGKDGALLRACKWLALKSYSISMPRPVAVLGTLGALVAVALFVVTRLGSEFLPPFNEGTAVVSFFGQPGVSLDESNKLGTKAEEMILSIPQVKSTARRTGRAEQDEHALGVNASEIEVDFWTKEEAKEPDKHTTPAGRRPPAVKDLLPREQVFSMIEEKLAAFPGVATGIGQPISHRIEHLLSGVRAQVAIKIFGDDLGTLRTLAEQTKAAMEGIPGVADLQVEQQVLIPQLHISVNREAAARVGFTPATLTDAMETATKGKVVGQVLDGLKVFDITLTLDDHHRTDPTALGLVRLVSPTGAIVLVQDVAEIVERLGPNEVQRESLRRRIVVSANVRGRDLGSTVEEIKKSIAMDVQLPQGYTIQYGGLYEAQQESTRLLLALGAGSLIAIFVILFTHYRSGMVAIQIMLNVPFAFLGSVAALAITREPFSVASLVGFISLTGIATRNGVLMVSHYIHLMTEERRPWSKELIIQGSQERVAPVLMTAVTAGLGLIPLVLSKGEPGKEILYPVAVVILGGLITSTLLDFFVTPAVFYRFGKTAAERLAREHAEKYGEQAPIQPVSTTTESHSKPTVATPAGASDRGNASASASPESGRPAASDQGAQS, from the coding sequence GTGCTCAACTGGATCATCCGATCATCCTTGAATAACCGCGTGCTGGTGCTGATCGCCGCGCTGCTCGTCTCCGTCTATGGGATGTACGTGACGCTGCGGACACCCACGGACGTCCTGCCCGACCTCAACCGTCCGGTCGTGACCATCATGACCGAGGCCGCCGGGCTTGCACCGGAGGAGGTCGAGGCCCAGGTCACGTACAACATCGAAACCGCCGTCAACGGCTCGCCGGGCGTCGAACGGGTGCGGAGCGTTTCATCGCTTGGGCTCTCGATCGTCTTCGTCGAGTTCCAGTGGGGCACGGATCTCAAATACAACCGCCAGGTCGTCACCGAGCGGATGGGCACCATCACGGAAAAGCTGCCCCCGGGCGTCGTGCCGATCATGACGCCCGCCACCAGCATCATGGGCGAGATCGCGCTTATCAGCGTCTCAAGCAAGACGCTCACGCCGATGGATGTACGCACGGTCGCGGAGTTCACGCTGCGCCCAGCGATCCTCTCGATTCCCGGCATCGCCCAGGTGACGGCGATGGGCGGCGACCTCAAGCAGTTCCGTGTCCAAGTCGATCCCGACAAGCTCCGGCTGTTTGAATTGACCATCGAGGACGTTGAGAAGGCCCTCGCCGCGGCCAACCAGAACACCGGCGGCGGCTTTGTGGTCAGCGGTTCTCAGGAACTTGTCGTCCGCAACATCGGGCGGGTGCAGACCGCCGACGACATTGCACTGTCCCTCGTCGCCACCAAGCCCGGCGACCATGTCAGCCCGCCGCGGGCGGTGCTGGTGCGAGACGTGGCGACGGTCATCGAGGCGGGGCCGACGATCAAACGAGGCGACGGGTCGGACAACGGCACGCCCGCTGTCATCATGGCGATCCAGAAGCAGCCGGGGGCGGACACGATCACGCTCACCCGGGCACTCGATCAGACGCTGGAACAGATCAGGCCCACGCTGCCCAAGGGAATCGAGATCAACGCCGATGTGTTCCGTCAGGAACACTTCATCAAGTCATCGATCGGCAACGTCTTTGAAGCCCTTCGAGACGGCGCGATCCTGGTCGTCATCGTTCTGATCCTCTTCCTCATGAACGTGCGGACGACGATCGTCACGCTCACTGCGCTGCCGCTCTCGATCATCACGACGTTCCTGGTCTTCCACTGGCTGGACCTGAGCGTGAACACTATGACGTTGGGCGGGCTAGCGGTCGCCATCGGCGAACTCGTGGACGACGCGGTGGTCGACGTGGAGAACGTCTACCGCCGCCTGGGTGAGAACCGCCGCGTTGCCACCCCCAAGCCGATTGCGCAGGTCGTCTTCGACGCCTCCAGTGAAATCCGCAACCCGATCATCCTCGGCACGATCATCGTCAACCTGGTGTTCTTGCCGACGTTCTTCCTCCCGGGCATCGAAGGTCGGCTCTTCGCGCCGCTCGCCACTGCGTACATCGTGAGCATCTTCGCGTCGCTGCTCGTGGCGCTGACTGTCACGCCGGTGCTGGCGTACTACCTGCTACCTGGCATCAAGCGCATGGAGCATGGCAAGGATGGCGCGTTGCTGCGGGCCTGCAAGTGGCTGGCGCTCAAGTCCTACTCGATCTCCATGCCACGCCCGGTCGCGGTGCTGGGAACGCTCGGCGCTCTGGTCGCGGTGGCGTTGTTTGTCGTCACGCGCCTTGGCTCGGAGTTCCTGCCGCCCTTCAACGAGGGCACGGCCGTCGTCTCGTTCTTTGGCCAACCGGGCGTGTCACTGGACGAGTCAAACAAACTTGGCACCAAGGCCGAGGAGATGATCCTCTCGATCCCCCAGGTCAAGAGCACGGCCCGGCGCACCGGCCGCGCCGAGCAGGATGAGCATGCCCTGGGTGTCAACGCTAGCGAGATCGAGGTCGATTTCTGGACCAAGGAAGAAGCGAAAGAACCCGACAAGCACACGACACCTGCGGGCCGCAGGCCGCCCGCGGTCAAAGACCTCCTGCCGCGCGAGCAGGTGTTCTCGATGATCGAAGAGAAGCTCGCGGCCTTCCCCGGCGTCGCCACTGGCATCGGCCAACCCATCAGCCACCGCATCGAGCACTTGCTCTCGGGCGTCCGCGCCCAGGTCGCCATCAAGATCTTCGGCGACGACCTCGGCACGCTCCGCACGCTCGCGGAACAGACCAAGGCCGCGATGGAGGGCATCCCCGGCGTCGCCGACTTGCAGGTTGAGCAGCAGGTGCTGATCCCGCAGCTGCACATCAGCGTCAACCGCGAGGCGGCGGCTCGCGTCGGCTTCACGCCCGCGACGCTCACCGACGCAATGGAGACAGCCACCAAGGGCAAGGTCGTGGGCCAGGTACTCGATGGCCTGAAAGTCTTCGACATCACGCTGACACTCGACGACCACCACCGCACCGATCCGACCGCGCTGGGACTCGTCCGGCTGGTGTCTCCGACGGGCGCGATCGTCCTCGTGCAGGACGTGGCTGAAATCGTCGAGAGACTCGGCCCCAACGAAGTCCAGCGCGAGAGCTTGCGCCGCCGCATCGTGGTTTCCGCCAATGTCCGCGGCCGCGACCTTGGCTCGACGGTTGAAGAGATCAAGAAGTCAATCGCGATGGATGTCCAACTCCCGCAGGGGTACACGATTCAGTACGGTGGCTTGTACGAGGCCCAGCAGGAATCGACCCGCTTGCTGCTGGCACTTGGTGCGGGCTCGCTCATCGCGATCTTCGTCATTCTCTTCACGCATTACCGCTCGGGCATGGTGGCCATCCAGATCATGCTCAACGTCCCCTTCGCGTTCCTGGGAAGCGTCGCCGCGCTTGCCATCACCCGCGAACCCTTCAGCGTGGCCTCGCTGGTGGGCTTCATCAGTTTGACCGGCATCGCCACCCGCAACGGAGTGCTGATGGTCAGCCACTACATCCACCTGATGACCGAGGAGCGCCGCCCTTGGAGCAAGGAACTCATCATCCAGGGCAGCCAGGAGCGCGTCGCCCCGGTGCTCATGACGGCCGTGACGGCGGGGCTGGGCCTCATCCCCTTAGTGCTGAGCAAGGGCGAGCCGGGCAAGGAGATCCTGTACCCGGTCGCGGTCGTCATTCTGGGCGGCCTGATCACCAGCACGCTGCTGGACTTCTTTGTGACCCCGGCCGTCTTCTACCGGTTCGGCAAGACCGCCGCCGAGCGGCTGGCGAGGGAGCACGCCGAGAAGTACGGCGAGCAAGCACCGATCCAACCAGTGTCGACCACGACCGAAAGCCATTCTAAACCCACCGTCGCCACACCAGCAGGGGCGAGCGATCGTGGCAACGCGTCCGCCTCTGCATCACCCGAATCCGGCCGCCCTGCGGCCTCAGATCAAGGAGCTCAGTCATGA
- a CDS encoding ABC transporter permease has protein sequence MRLLPFAYAVRNLGRSPSRLFLSVAGSAMVVLLILVAGGFVSGMSTALRATGGEHNVILMGAGSEESVERSEIEAGVPGVLAASVAGVRTRAGVAYVSPEVHVMLPVRVGATASTTNPPSGAQAAVAQGSSAASMPKPKGRQVMMRGITPAAALVHESVSLTEGRWPVSGADEVMVGRMAATVLGAAEIDLQVGKAIIIDGRPWKIVGRFGAPGTVVEAEVWLPLADLMTATKRETISCVVLTLDPYNEATGEGADFGDIAAFTKTRPDLELVPMTEREYYGKLASFFGPIKIVAWVTAGLIAVGGLFGGLNTMYAAFASRIRELGTLQSIGYRRLAIVWSMIQESTLATAAGGLIACAIGVFLLDGLAVRFSMGAFGLKIDETVIGLGLLTGLALGVVGALPPAIRCLRPTIPVALKAV, from the coding sequence ATGAGACTTCTTCCCTTTGCCTATGCCGTCCGCAACTTGGGGCGCTCGCCCTCGCGGCTGTTCCTCTCCGTCGCCGGGTCGGCGATGGTGGTGCTGCTCATTTTGGTCGCGGGCGGGTTTGTCAGCGGCATGAGCACGGCGCTGCGCGCGACCGGCGGCGAGCACAACGTCATCCTCATGGGCGCGGGTAGCGAGGAGAGCGTCGAGCGTTCGGAGATCGAGGCGGGCGTGCCGGGCGTGCTCGCGGCGAGCGTCGCGGGCGTCCGCACGCGGGCGGGCGTCGCGTACGTCTCGCCCGAGGTCCACGTCATGCTGCCTGTCCGAGTGGGTGCCACGGCGAGCACGACGAACCCACCAAGCGGAGCACAGGCAGCAGTCGCTCAGGGTTCGAGCGCTGCCTCGATGCCCAAGCCGAAGGGAAGACAGGTCATGATGCGTGGAATCACCCCCGCCGCGGCACTCGTCCACGAGTCGGTGTCGCTCACCGAGGGACGTTGGCCAGTCTCCGGAGCCGATGAAGTCATGGTTGGGCGGATGGCGGCGACTGTGCTGGGGGCTGCTGAGATCGACTTGCAGGTCGGCAAGGCGATCATCATCGACGGTAGACCCTGGAAGATTGTCGGGCGCTTCGGCGCGCCGGGGACGGTGGTCGAGGCGGAGGTCTGGCTGCCCTTGGCGGACCTCATGACTGCCACCAAACGCGAGACCATCTCATGCGTCGTCCTCACGCTCGATCCGTACAACGAGGCGACGGGTGAAGGGGCCGACTTTGGCGACATCGCGGCCTTCACGAAGACGCGGCCGGACCTGGAACTCGTGCCCATGACCGAGCGCGAGTACTACGGCAAACTAGCGAGTTTCTTTGGGCCGATCAAGATCGTCGCGTGGGTGACGGCGGGGCTGATCGCCGTCGGCGGGCTGTTTGGCGGGCTGAACACGATGTACGCCGCGTTCGCGTCGCGCATCCGCGAACTGGGCACGCTGCAGTCCATCGGCTATCGGCGGCTGGCGATCGTGTGGTCGATGATCCAGGAATCGACGCTGGCGACGGCGGCGGGCGGGCTCATCGCGTGCGCGATCGGCGTGTTTCTGCTCGACGGGCTGGCGGTGCGGTTCTCGATGGGGGCGTTTGGACTGAAGATTGATGAGACGGTGATCGGGCTGGGGCTGCTGACGGGCCTGGCCCTTGGCGTCGTGGGCGCGTTGCCCCCGGCGATTCGTTGCCTGAGGCCGACGATCCCCGTCGCGCTCAAGGCGGTGTGA
- a CDS encoding efflux RND transporter periplasmic adaptor subunit, with product MVRSRAALAAGALALATAAILIPVYAHEGHGKPTGATFDPNAPKKVTEATAFAIGLKTAEVDFGDVEDIVRLTGMVRAQPGALAGVSATYAGVVRSIAVQPGDRVSKGDLISEVESPELARALFEVRRLESEAERLSAEQRRAMSQIASIEIEAPASEQSAALAESEVDRLVSAGESVSANLLAQRRGEAIRLRTDASLRKVSLEQARTDADSLRRQIEATRASAEALRATLPSGAGADATGVIRLLAPLDGVVVNRTAVIGEGVGTGSPIVSIGDFSRVQIEGELPEGLLSRVEAAANAKVRVRRGVAAASEVVAEGVVRFLSPVIDASKRTAHVIIDVDNPQGLLRQGQFVDLSVVLSTNDGAVVVPASAVVKEGPMQYVFVREGKGENEVFKKRDVAVGVRDDRVIEIVKGLVPGDVVAVSGAFSLSQLRGFVPGAPEPVAEPAKSGDGHGHSH from the coding sequence ATGGTCCGCTCACGCGCGGCCCTGGCAGCGGGCGCACTGGCGCTCGCGACCGCGGCCATCCTGATTCCTGTGTACGCGCACGAAGGTCACGGCAAGCCCACGGGCGCGACGTTTGACCCTAACGCCCCCAAGAAGGTCACCGAAGCGACCGCCTTCGCCATCGGGCTCAAGACCGCCGAGGTGGACTTTGGCGACGTCGAGGACATCGTCCGTCTCACGGGCATGGTCCGCGCCCAGCCCGGGGCGCTTGCCGGTGTCTCAGCCACCTACGCGGGCGTGGTCCGCTCGATCGCGGTGCAACCCGGCGACCGTGTGAGCAAGGGTGATCTGATCTCTGAGGTCGAGTCACCGGAACTGGCCCGGGCCTTGTTCGAGGTCCGGCGGCTGGAGTCGGAGGCCGAACGGCTTAGCGCCGAACAGAGGCGGGCGATGTCGCAGATCGCATCGATCGAGATCGAGGCGCCTGCGTCCGAACAGAGCGCGGCTCTCGCCGAGTCGGAGGTGGATCGGTTGGTGTCCGCCGGCGAGAGCGTGTCGGCGAATCTGCTGGCGCAGCGTAGGGGCGAGGCGATCCGTCTCCGCACCGACGCGTCGCTCCGCAAGGTCTCCCTCGAACAGGCAAGGACCGACGCCGATTCCTTACGTCGTCAGATCGAGGCCACGCGGGCGTCCGCCGAGGCCCTCCGCGCGACGCTCCCTTCTGGAGCGGGCGCTGACGCAACGGGTGTTATCCGCCTCCTCGCCCCGTTAGACGGCGTGGTCGTGAACCGAACGGCAGTGATCGGTGAGGGCGTCGGCACTGGAAGTCCCATCGTGAGCATCGGAGACTTCTCGCGGGTGCAGATCGAGGGAGAACTGCCCGAAGGCCTGCTCTCGCGGGTGGAGGCAGCGGCGAACGCAAAGGTACGGGTCCGCAGAGGTGTGGCGGCCGCGAGCGAAGTTGTTGCCGAAGGGGTTGTTCGGTTCCTCAGCCCCGTGATCGATGCGTCCAAGCGCACCGCGCACGTCATCATCGACGTTGATAACCCGCAGGGGCTGCTGCGACAAGGACAGTTCGTAGACCTGAGCGTGGTGCTTTCGACAAACGACGGCGCAGTCGTGGTGCCTGCGTCGGCGGTCGTGAAGGAAGGCCCGATGCAGTACGTGTTCGTGCGCGAGGGCAAGGGAGAGAATGAGGTCTTCAAGAAACGCGACGTCGCCGTCGGCGTGCGTGATGACCGGGTCATCGAGATTGTCAAGGGTCTCGTGCCCGGCGACGTCGTGGCCGTTAGCGGCGCGTTCAGCCTGTCGCAGCTCCGTGGATTCGTGCCCGGCGCTCCCGAACCCGTCGCTGAGCCTGCCAAGTCTGGTGACGGCCACGGCCACTCGCACTGA
- a CDS encoding ABC transporter ATP-binding protein codes for MTTSDTNHRSSPSGPPLIQCRRLTKTYKKGDNTITPLQELDLDVPAGDFLALMGPSGSGKTTLLNLIAGIDRPSGGELIIGGTNIASLSRSKLADWRSTHVGYVFQLYNLVPVLTAYENVELPLLLHRLSAKDRHEKVQTALQLVCIADRHDHYPRQLSGGQEQRVAIARAIVTDPTIIVGDEPTGDLDQESAAAIMDLMTRLCDDLGKTLILVTHDAKSAAYAKRTLHLEKGRLVEAQTLIARRAAHQLQES; via the coding sequence ATGACCACGAGCGACACGAATCATCGATCCTCCCCGTCTGGCCCGCCGCTGATCCAGTGCCGCCGCCTGACCAAGACCTACAAGAAGGGTGACAACACCATCACGCCGCTGCAGGAACTCGACCTTGACGTGCCCGCGGGCGACTTCCTCGCGCTCATGGGCCCCTCGGGCAGCGGTAAGACCACGCTGCTGAATCTCATCGCCGGGATCGACCGTCCCAGCGGCGGCGAGCTCATCATCGGTGGCACCAACATCGCTTCGCTCTCGCGGAGCAAGCTCGCCGACTGGCGGAGCACGCACGTGGGCTACGTCTTCCAGCTCTACAACCTCGTGCCGGTGCTGACGGCCTATGAGAACGTCGAGCTGCCCCTGCTGCTCCACCGGCTCTCGGCCAAGGACCGCCACGAGAAGGTCCAGACCGCGCTGCAGCTCGTGTGCATCGCCGATCGGCACGACCACTACCCGCGCCAACTTTCGGGCGGCCAGGAGCAGAGGGTCGCCATCGCGCGAGCCATCGTCACCGACCCCACCATCATCGTCGGCGACGAGCCGACGGGCGACCTGGATCAAGAGTCCGCCGCCGCCATCATGGACCTTATGACGCGGCTCTGCGACGACCTCGGCAAGACCCTGATCCTCGTGACCCATGACGCCAAGAGCGCCGCCTACGCCAAGCGGACGCTGCACCTTGAGAAGGGCCGACTGGTCGAAGCCCAAACGCTGATTGCCCGCCGCGCTGCGCACCAGTTGCAGGAGTCGTAA
- a CDS encoding TolC family protein — protein sequence MTRPAPLSTRHFSCGLSAGTLVIVALAGGCASLDPKADIDRAAHTVTDRSGVAPGWDGPWEASLNTWDGRSPLKAELALAMALKNNRDIRSDVELIAASRADLVQAGLLPNPVLGLTLRFPFDPVNGGTFVGAQVVQSFTALWLRDGKIKAADARLNQTVLDTSDKALRLVAEVKATHARIAFGQRELVLSDENLATIERSIDSLDARVRGGEGTPLDVNRARQQQAKAKAERAIIVRDLAKERRRMLELIGFAGEAAEWTADADSIPETEPIIDEAAAIALAASQRLDVAAVRSIVEAQRADLSVEEKSRVRDFGLGADFERETDGAKSIGPVFEVGIPIFDTNAAQIARAGSLARAALARYEAVSQRAIREARVAWVDLDSASRLVEQYRSTVLAISERNLTLAEAALKAGQADVTVLLESQRELIDARRTLNELEQAAALARIELEYAVGGGLTRPPIPGCDPLNRGLSTDGVGAPPKGLDEVPSGVRP from the coding sequence ATGACCAGACCCGCTCCCCTTTCAACACGCCACTTCTCCTGCGGACTCTCCGCCGGGACTCTCGTGATAGTCGCGCTCGCGGGTGGATGCGCCTCGCTCGATCCGAAGGCGGACATCGACCGCGCTGCCCACACGGTTACAGATCGATCGGGCGTTGCGCCGGGATGGGATGGTCCGTGGGAGGCGTCGCTGAACACGTGGGACGGACGCTCGCCCCTCAAGGCTGAGTTGGCCCTGGCGATGGCGCTCAAGAACAACCGCGACATCAGGTCGGACGTTGAACTGATCGCGGCATCACGGGCAGACCTTGTGCAGGCGGGCCTGTTGCCCAACCCTGTGCTGGGGCTGACGCTGCGATTCCCGTTCGACCCTGTGAACGGGGGGACGTTTGTCGGGGCGCAGGTGGTGCAGTCGTTCACCGCCCTTTGGCTGCGCGACGGAAAGATCAAGGCCGCCGACGCACGGCTCAACCAGACCGTGCTCGACACCTCCGATAAGGCCCTTCGGCTGGTGGCAGAGGTCAAGGCCACACACGCGCGAATTGCATTCGGTCAGCGCGAGCTCGTGTTGAGTGATGAGAATCTCGCCACGATCGAGCGATCGATCGACTCGCTCGACGCACGCGTCCGCGGAGGCGAGGGCACTCCCCTGGATGTCAATCGTGCAAGGCAGCAGCAAGCCAAAGCGAAAGCTGAGCGTGCCATTATCGTCCGCGACCTCGCCAAAGAACGCCGGCGGATGCTCGAGTTGATCGGCTTTGCCGGCGAAGCCGCGGAATGGACAGCCGATGCGGACTCGATCCCCGAGACCGAGCCGATCATCGATGAAGCCGCCGCAATCGCGCTCGCCGCATCCCAGCGCCTGGACGTGGCTGCGGTCCGTTCGATTGTTGAAGCCCAGCGTGCCGACTTGTCGGTCGAGGAGAAGAGCCGCGTGAGGGACTTCGGGCTCGGGGCCGATTTCGAGCGTGAGACGGACGGGGCGAAGTCCATTGGCCCGGTCTTCGAGGTCGGCATCCCGATCTTTGACACCAACGCCGCCCAGATCGCCCGGGCTGGGTCGCTGGCCCGCGCCGCCCTGGCCCGTTACGAAGCAGTCTCGCAGCGTGCGATCCGGGAAGCCCGCGTCGCGTGGGTCGATCTCGACAGCGCCTCGCGGCTCGTCGAGCAGTACCGCTCCACGGTACTGGCGATCTCGGAGCGCAACCTGACGCTCGCGGAGGCCGCGCTCAAGGCAGGCCAGGCGGATGTGACCGTGCTGCTCGAGTCGCAACGCGAGTTGATCGATGCCCGCCGCACGCTCAACGAGCTGGAGCAAGCCGCGGCGCTCGCCCGAATCGAGCTGGAATACGCGGTTGGGGGTGGACTTACAAGGCCCCCAATTCCCGGTTGTGATCCGCTGAACCGAGGCCTCTCAACCGATGGGGTGGGAGCGCCACCCAAGGGTCTGGATGAAGTGCCTTCTGGAGTTCGCCCATGA
- a CDS encoding ABC transporter permease, giving the protein MIAPKFIPVVVKQLWRHRVRSILTLLGVGVAMFLFIAVQTLQEGVRQSTQAAAGDTTLVVYRENRFCPAASRLPQFYVDRIEKIPGVVSAVPVKIIVNNCRASLDVVTFRGVPREDLVGPTGWASKWQLIAGSVAEWEKRSDSALVGETLAARRGFKVGESFDASGITVTVAGIIRSPEAQDQNVAYVHLDFLQQAAGKGGGLGSVTQFTVRVDDPAKMEQVAEAIDAEFRAEADPTMTSPEKAFVAQAGADIVEIVKFTQWLGWGCLAAVLALVANAIVLSVQDRIKEHAVLQTLGFRSGLIARLIVSEGMLIGLLGGALGTGIALAVVHFGNFSLSQEGLSISVSASWSVMALGLVISAGVGIVAGLVPAWRAGRREIASCFRAV; this is encoded by the coding sequence ATGATCGCCCCCAAGTTCATTCCCGTCGTCGTCAAGCAACTCTGGCGGCACCGCGTCCGCAGCATCCTCACGCTCCTGGGCGTGGGCGTGGCCATGTTCCTGTTCATCGCCGTGCAGACGCTGCAGGAGGGCGTGCGCCAATCGACGCAGGCCGCTGCGGGCGACACCACGCTGGTAGTTTACCGCGAGAACCGTTTTTGCCCCGCCGCGAGCCGCTTGCCGCAGTTCTACGTGGACCGGATCGAGAAGATCCCCGGCGTCGTCTCGGCGGTGCCGGTCAAGATCATCGTGAACAATTGCCGGGCCTCGCTGGATGTCGTCACGTTCCGGGGCGTGCCGCGAGAAGACTTGGTTGGGCCAACGGGCTGGGCCAGCAAGTGGCAACTCATCGCCGGGTCGGTGGCCGAGTGGGAGAAGCGCTCCGACTCGGCCCTCGTCGGCGAGACGCTCGCCGCGCGGCGCGGCTTCAAGGTCGGCGAGTCCTTCGACGCCTCGGGCATCACCGTCACGGTCGCGGGGATCATCCGCTCCCCCGAAGCCCAGGACCAGAACGTGGCCTATGTCCACCTCGACTTTCTTCAGCAGGCCGCGGGCAAGGGCGGCGGGCTTGGCAGCGTCACGCAGTTCACCGTGCGCGTCGATGACCCGGCGAAGATGGAGCAGGTGGCCGAGGCAATCGACGCGGAGTTTCGCGCCGAGGCCGACCCGACGATGACCAGCCCCGAAAAGGCCTTCGTCGCGCAGGCCGGGGCCGACATCGTCGAGATCGTCAAGTTCACGCAGTGGCTGGGCTGGGGCTGCCTCGCGGCGGTGCTGGCGCTGGTCGCCAACGCCATCGTGCTGAGCGTGCAGGACCGCATCAAGGAGCACGCCGTGCTCCAGACGCTGGGGTTCCGCTCTGGGCTTATCGCCCGCTTGATTGTCAGCGAAGGGATGCTCATCGGCTTGCTGGGGGGTGCGCTGGGCACGGGCATCGCCCTCGCGGTCGTCCACTTCGGCAACTTCTCGCTCTCGCAGGAAGGACTGTCCATCAGCGTGAGCGCATCATGGTCGGTCATGGCCCTGGGCCTTGTCATCTCGGCGGGCGTGGGCATCGTCGCCGGCCTCGTGCCCGCGTGGCGAGCCGGGCGGCGTGAGATTGCGTCTTGTTTCAGGGCGGTGTGA